From Microcystis aeruginosa NIES-2549, a single genomic window includes:
- a CDS encoding methyltransferase domain-containing protein, translating to MELYQRIADFYDSSSGLWERIWGEHMHHGYYGRGGKIKLDRRQAQIDLIEELLTWGAVTGANQILDVGCGIGGSSLYLAEKFHSQAVGITLSPVQAARASQRAQEFNLEEQVSFCVADALKTPFPDDNFDLVWSLESGEHMPDKRQFLRECYRVLQPGGTFLMATWCHRPTTSLAGNLTEGEIKLLNEIYQVYCLPYVISLPEYADIAREVGFRDLKTDDWSLSVAAFWDVVIDSALTTDAIAGLLASGYTTIQGALSLGLMRRGYESGLIRFGLLQGKK from the coding sequence ATGGAACTTTATCAACGAATAGCCGATTTTTATGACTCCTCTAGTGGACTATGGGAAAGGATTTGGGGCGAACATATGCACCATGGTTACTACGGTCGCGGCGGCAAGATTAAACTCGATCGCCGTCAGGCACAAATTGATTTAATAGAAGAATTATTAACTTGGGGTGCTGTCACCGGTGCTAATCAGATTCTCGATGTAGGTTGTGGTATTGGTGGCAGTAGCCTTTATCTGGCCGAAAAATTTCACAGTCAAGCGGTGGGGATTACCCTTTCCCCGGTACAAGCCGCTAGAGCCAGCCAAAGAGCGCAAGAGTTCAATTTAGAAGAACAAGTCAGTTTTTGTGTGGCTGATGCCCTAAAAACCCCTTTTCCTGACGATAATTTTGATCTGGTCTGGTCATTGGAAAGTGGCGAACATATGCCCGATAAAAGGCAATTTCTGCGGGAATGTTATCGGGTTTTGCAGCCCGGGGGGACTTTTTTGATGGCTACTTGGTGTCATCGTCCCACCACTTCCCTGGCCGGTAATTTAACGGAAGGGGAGATTAAACTATTAAACGAGATTTATCAGGTTTATTGTCTGCCCTATGTGATTTCTTTGCCAGAATACGCCGATATTGCCCGTGAAGTTGGCTTTCGAGACCTAAAAACCGATGATTGGTCCCTATCGGTGGCGGCCTTTTGGGATGTGGTGATTGATTCGGCCTTAACCACAGATGCGATCGCTGGTTTGTTAGCAAGCGGTTACACTACTATCCAAGGAGCTTTATCTTTAGGGTTAATGCGGCGCGGTTACGAGTCGGGTTTAATTCGTTTTGGCCTACTGCAAGGGAAAAAATAA
- a CDS encoding peptidoglycan DD-metalloendopeptidase family protein, producing the protein MTSATPEQNYTAESNRVRYSVALLGLALSLGVPSILNSTSESAQAANSVPLEWELIDLSPKAKDGGKELKEPQIIPSQALATVKFIATSVVEHQVKPGESLWSLADTYQTTPTAIATRNNLSPHSDLIIGQTLKIPTPEQLPPAAPAATPEQLDSSSASLRQTRQRLQESLAALRTEETPHQSHSGETVIVTETTALVPDNSPTSVEIPVIAPEESPQPTSQVIPIPVPTPESDRPIATIPLNPPLTSRPEIPSVALRNPAPVTEIPAVPNPRVIVPPENQVYRVRPGDTLNTIARALGITPAELARENGIDNPNRIKVNQTLVVPDRSANARVNQNLTPLVGERPRLSFNPSNRQNPPAETVTTETEEFPENITGSYRERLRQEVANLRETNLSETQKSIAIPVDNPPETVEDRQITANPQWTALRSRSNQSNPPQIIGSAPTNVEEYNDRLRIPVGETVEPSLPPLANPDEHLPNPAPIFTGFIWPTRGVLTSGFGWRWGRPHRGIDIAGPVGTPVVAAAAGEVISSGWNSGGYGNLVKLRHPDGSVTLYAHNSRLLVRRGQTVEQGEPIAQMGSTGFSTGPHLHFEVHPSGQGAVNPMAFLPGRR; encoded by the coding sequence ATGACATCCGCTACCCCAGAACAGAATTACACCGCTGAGTCTAACCGAGTCCGTTACTCAGTTGCTCTACTGGGATTAGCACTCTCCCTGGGAGTACCTAGCATTCTCAACTCCACCTCGGAATCAGCCCAGGCCGCCAATTCTGTACCCTTAGAATGGGAATTGATCGATCTGTCCCCAAAAGCCAAAGATGGGGGTAAAGAACTAAAAGAACCGCAAATAATCCCATCCCAAGCACTGGCTACCGTCAAATTCATCGCCACATCAGTGGTTGAGCATCAGGTAAAACCGGGAGAATCCCTGTGGAGTTTAGCCGACACCTATCAAACCACCCCCACAGCGATCGCTACCCGCAATAATCTCTCCCCCCATTCCGATTTGATTATCGGACAAACTTTAAAAATACCCACTCCTGAGCAGTTGCCCCCGGCAGCCCCGGCAGCAACTCCTGAGCAGTTGGATAGTTCCTCTGCTAGTCTCCGTCAAACCCGTCAACGTCTCCAAGAAAGTTTGGCCGCCTTACGGACCGAGGAAACCCCCCATCAGTCCCATTCTGGGGAAACGGTAATCGTCACTGAAACCACCGCTCTCGTTCCCGATAATTCGCCAACTAGCGTCGAGATTCCCGTTATCGCTCCCGAAGAATCCCCCCAACCAACTAGCCAGGTGATCCCGATTCCCGTTCCCACCCCTGAAAGCGATCGCCCGATAGCCACAATTCCCCTTAATCCTCCCTTGACTAGCAGACCGGAAATTCCCAGCGTTGCCCTACGAAATCCGGCTCCTGTGACTGAAATTCCCGCCGTTCCCAATCCTAGGGTCATAGTTCCCCCAGAAAACCAAGTTTATCGGGTTCGGCCCGGGGATACCTTAAACACGATCGCTCGCGCTCTCGGCATCACCCCCGCCGAATTAGCTAGGGAAAACGGCATTGACAACCCCAACCGGATTAAAGTCAATCAAACCCTAGTGGTTCCCGACCGCTCTGCCAACGCTAGAGTTAATCAAAATCTTACCCCCTTAGTCGGCGAGCGCCCTAGGTTGTCCTTTAACCCCAGCAATCGACAAAATCCGCCCGCGGAAACTGTCACCACGGAGACGGAAGAATTCCCCGAAAATATCACCGGCAGCTATCGGGAAAGATTGCGCCAAGAGGTGGCTAATCTGCGGGAAACTAACCTTTCGGAAACCCAGAAAAGTATCGCTATTCCCGTCGATAATCCCCCAGAAACTGTCGAGGATCGGCAAATAACCGCTAATCCCCAATGGACCGCCCTTCGTTCTCGTTCTAACCAAAGCAACCCCCCCCAGATTATCGGTTCGGCTCCTACTAATGTGGAAGAATATAATGACCGCCTACGAATCCCCGTCGGCGAAACCGTAGAACCTTCCCTTCCTCCCCTCGCTAATCCTGATGAGCATTTACCTAATCCCGCCCCTATTTTTACCGGCTTTATCTGGCCCACCAGGGGTGTGTTAACCTCCGGTTTCGGTTGGCGCTGGGGCAGACCTCATCGCGGCATCGATATCGCCGGTCCAGTGGGTACGCCAGTTGTGGCGGCGGCTGCCGGTGAAGTAATCTCCTCCGGTTGGAATTCTGGCGGTTATGGCAATCTGGTGAAACTGCGTCACCCCGATGGTAGCGTCACTCTCTATGCCCATAACAGCCGTCTGTTGGTGCGTCGCGGCCAAACTGTTGAGCAAGGCGAGCCAATCGCCCAGATGGGTAGCACCGGTTTTAGCACCGGCCCCCATCTACATTTCGAGGTTCACCCCTCCGGCCAGGGCGCAGTTAATCCCATGGCTTTCTTGCCAGGCAGACGTTAA
- a CDS encoding type ISP restriction/modification enzyme — translation MNPLVNYFRNLQEIHSSQAAVKETSYYGTLETLLNEIGKTLKPRVRCIINLRNQGAGLPDGGLFNVDQFPKNQELEPFTAIFPERGAIEIKGTKEDIKKIAASEQVQKYWQKYGQVLVSNYRDFLLIGRNSQGQPVELEAYSLAPSEAEFWLKTSNPSKFAAEHGDSLLEYLKRVLLQAAPITSPADVAWFLASYARDAKARLEHHSDLPALANIRQALENALGIKFEREQGNKFFRSTLVQTLFYGLFSAWVLWHKQNLNREDKEDKFDWKSAAHHLHVPMLAILFEQIAAPSKLKSLGLVEVLNWTGAALNRVRREEFFRQFDEGQAVQYFYEPFLQAFDPDLRKELGVWYTPPEIVRYMVARVDRVLREELNIEDGLANPDVYILDPCCGTGAYLVEVLRYITDTLQENGAGALAMALVKKAAIERIFGFEILTAPFVVAHLQLGLFLQSLGVPLIEDSERVGIYLTNALTGWQPPDEESKQKIQQLQLSFPELNKEREAADEVKRGKPILVILGNPPYNAFAGTSPAEEAGLVELYKQGLISDWGIKKFNLDELYVRFFRLAERCISENTGKGVVCYISNFSYLGDPSFVVMRQRFLQEFDRLWFDCLNGDSRETGKLTPEGNPDPSVFSTQYNKEGIRVGTTIGLMVRKEVRNKNVDVYFRHFWGVAKREQLLDSLNNQDFDSLYQVSNPEQSNRYSFRPSDVSSHYLAWPKLTDLSDEAPITGYKENRGYSFIDSDKTILSERISKYFDQNVSWEELASLNTGLTKDAARFDAKKARDKVLKLREKFNPQMLLPYLLRPYEVKWCYYTQIRPLWNESRPSLFIHQFQGNSFLVSRPAGVASPEGIPFYFTNCLGDFDFIRGHAYHFPIRLRQNSEKVKTEDNTQGKLFDSSNLNIPSIKANLSEKSRQYLNELGINNLDENIENASLIWLHSLAIGYSPLYLGENADGIRQDFPRIPLPNSQELLIKSAELGQVIASLLDTEKPVIGVTKKPTPALQKIALISCTDGGNLNPDKGDLIINVGWGHGGKNGVTMPGKGKAIARQYTTAEMSVISPEMRKLLGTTTYDIYLNDRAYWQNIPVRVWEYTIGGYQVIKKWLSYREEKLLGRGLTIAEVQEVSEMTRRITAIILLESDLDDNYQNIKTAVYSF, via the coding sequence ATGAATCCCCTCGTTAATTATTTTCGCAACCTGCAAGAAATCCACTCCTCCCAAGCAGCAGTAAAAGAAACCTCTTACTACGGCACTCTTGAAACTCTCCTCAACGAAATCGGTAAAACCCTAAAACCGCGAGTACGCTGCATTATCAACCTCAGAAATCAGGGTGCGGGATTGCCGGACGGGGGACTTTTTAACGTCGATCAATTCCCCAAAAATCAAGAATTAGAACCTTTTACGGCGATTTTTCCCGAAAGAGGTGCGATCGAGATTAAGGGAACCAAAGAAGATATCAAAAAAATCGCCGCCAGCGAACAAGTACAAAAATACTGGCAAAAATACGGTCAAGTATTAGTCAGCAATTATCGCGATTTTCTGCTCATCGGTCGCAATAGCCAAGGTCAACCGGTAGAATTAGAAGCCTATAGTTTAGCCCCGTCAGAAGCCGAGTTTTGGCTAAAAACCTCAAATCCATCCAAATTTGCCGCTGAACACGGTGATAGCCTCTTAGAATACCTAAAGAGAGTGCTTTTACAGGCGGCTCCTATCACCTCACCGGCCGATGTTGCTTGGTTTCTTGCTTCCTATGCGCGGGACGCAAAAGCACGCTTAGAACATCATTCCGATCTTCCTGCTCTGGCCAATATTCGTCAAGCTTTAGAAAATGCCCTAGGTATCAAATTTGAACGGGAACAGGGGAATAAATTTTTTCGTTCTACCCTCGTGCAAACCCTCTTTTATGGTTTATTCTCCGCTTGGGTATTATGGCACAAGCAAAACCTCAATCGCGAGGATAAAGAGGATAAGTTCGATTGGAAATCCGCAGCCCACCATCTCCATGTTCCCATGTTAGCGATCCTATTTGAGCAGATCGCCGCACCGAGTAAGTTAAAATCTTTGGGATTAGTAGAAGTCTTGAATTGGACCGGTGCAGCTTTAAATCGAGTGCGACGAGAGGAATTTTTTCGTCAATTCGATGAGGGACAAGCGGTACAGTATTTCTATGAACCATTTTTGCAAGCTTTTGATCCCGATTTACGCAAAGAATTGGGAGTTTGGTACACTCCTCCGGAAATTGTTCGCTATATGGTAGCGCGAGTCGATCGAGTTTTGCGAGAAGAATTAAATATCGAGGACGGTTTAGCTAATCCCGATGTTTATATTCTCGATCCTTGCTGTGGCACTGGTGCTTATTTAGTCGAGGTTTTGCGCTATATTACCGATACTTTACAGGAAAATGGGGCGGGTGCTTTAGCCATGGCTTTGGTGAAAAAGGCAGCCATAGAAAGAATTTTCGGTTTCGAGATTTTAACCGCTCCTTTTGTCGTCGCTCATCTACAATTAGGTTTATTCCTGCAAAGTTTGGGTGTACCTTTAATAGAAGATAGTGAACGGGTGGGGATTTATCTGACTAATGCTTTAACTGGTTGGCAACCTCCCGATGAGGAAAGTAAACAGAAAATTCAACAGCTACAATTGAGTTTTCCAGAGTTAAATAAGGAACGAGAGGCAGCTGATGAAGTTAAGCGCGGTAAACCGATTTTAGTTATTCTCGGTAATCCTCCCTACAATGCTTTTGCTGGAACCAGTCCCGCAGAAGAAGCAGGTTTAGTGGAATTGTATAAACAGGGTTTAATCTCCGATTGGGGGATTAAAAAGTTTAATCTGGATGAGTTATATGTGCGCTTTTTTCGTTTAGCGGAAAGATGTATTTCAGAAAATACTGGTAAAGGGGTTGTTTGTTATATTTCTAATTTTTCCTATCTCGGTGATCCTTCTTTTGTGGTGATGCGACAAAGATTTTTACAAGAATTTGATCGTCTTTGGTTTGATTGTCTCAATGGGGATAGTCGCGAAACAGGAAAGTTAACCCCTGAAGGTAATCCCGATCCTAGTGTTTTTTCTACTCAATACAATAAGGAAGGAATTCGAGTCGGGACAACTATCGGACTAATGGTAAGAAAGGAAGTAAGGAATAAAAATGTTGATGTCTATTTTCGCCATTTCTGGGGAGTTGCTAAACGAGAACAGTTATTAGATAGTTTAAATAATCAAGATTTTGATTCTTTGTATCAAGTCTCTAACCCAGAACAATCTAATCGTTATTCTTTCCGTCCCTCCGATGTTTCTTCTCACTATTTAGCATGGCCAAAGTTAACAGATTTATCTGATGAAGCTCCAATTACAGGTTATAAAGAGAATCGAGGCTATAGTTTTATTGATAGTGATAAAACTATTCTTTCGGAAAGGATAAGTAAATACTTTGATCAAAATGTTTCATGGGAAGAATTAGCATCACTTAATACAGGTTTAACTAAAGATGCAGCTCGATTTGATGCCAAAAAAGCAAGAGATAAAGTCTTAAAGTTACGCGAAAAATTTAATCCTCAAATGCTGTTACCTTATCTGCTCAGACCCTATGAGGTTAAGTGGTGTTATTATACTCAAATTAGACCGCTTTGGAATGAGTCTAGACCTTCGCTATTTATTCATCAATTTCAAGGTAATTCCTTTTTAGTCAGTCGTCCTGCTGGTGTTGCCTCTCCCGAAGGAATACCATTTTATTTTACTAACTGTTTAGGAGACTTTGACTTTATTAGAGGTCATGCTTATCACTTTCCTATACGATTACGTCAAAATTCAGAGAAGGTGAAGACAGAAGATAATACTCAAGGAAAATTATTCGATTCCAGTAACTTGAATATTCCTTCAATAAAAGCCAATCTTTCAGAAAAATCTCGTCAATACTTAAATGAACTGGGTATTAATAATCTTGATGAAAATATCGAGAATGCTTCCTTAATTTGGCTGCACTCGTTAGCGATTGGGTACTCCCCCTTGTATCTTGGGGAAAATGCCGACGGTATTCGTCAAGACTTCCCAAGGATTCCCCTTCCCAATAGCCAAGAATTATTAATTAAATCTGCCGAACTAGGACAAGTGATCGCATCTCTTTTAGACACAGAAAAACCCGTTATAGGAGTCACCAAAAAACCGACCCCTGCACTGCAAAAAATCGCCTTGATTTCCTGCACTGATGGGGGAAATTTAAACCCAGATAAGGGGGATTTAATTATTAACGTCGGTTGGGGACACGGGGGGAAAAATGGCGTGACAATGCCGGGTAAAGGAAAAGCGATCGCCAGACAATATACAACCGCAGAAATGAGCGTAATTAGTCCAGAAATGCGAAAATTATTAGGAACAACCACCTATGATATTTATCTCAACGATCGAGCCTATTGGCAAAATATACCAGTCCGGGTGTGGGAATATACCATCGGGGGTTATCAAGTCATTAAAAAATGGCTAAGTTATCGCGAGGAAAAATTATTAGGACGGGGATTAACTATCGCAGAAGTGCAGGAAGTCAGCGAGATGACTAGAAGAATTACTGCGATTATTCTCCTAGAATCAGACCTAGATGATAACTACCAAAATATCAAAACAGCCGTGTATTCTTTTTAA